Proteins encoded together in one Kitasatospora albolonga window:
- a CDS encoding multidrug ABC transporter permease encodes MTTTPAELLPVATGARTRAALRTLIRPDRGRAVLGLGVLVGATAVGLLVQPLLGRIVDIVADGRPADALTLPVVLLLAVAVVQGVTTTLGLTQVARLGETVLARLREQFVERALQLPADRLERAGAGDLTARVTGDVARVAEAVRSALPEMARSVLAIVLTLGAMALLDVRFLLAALLAVPVQALTARWYVRRAATVYADQRVANGAQQQQLLETIGGAATVRGHRLEEQHTEKSARASRRAVDLTMRSVHLVLGFYARLHIAEYIGLAAVLVTGFFLVRDGSVSIGTATAAALYFHSLFGPVNAALVLLDDAQSAAAGLARLVGVTDLEEDAVRLPHQRTGAGTEAGAGGEAGTETGAGGRAETGAGTEAGAETEARAGTEAEAGTEAEAGTEAGAGTESRGGAEAEAPVTVAVDAVSHAYGPGRTVLHDVSLTLRAGEHVALVGTSGAGKSTLARLVAGVQQPTGGTVSVAGVPQSAGGTASVAGKEEAGPSVVLVTQEVHVFTGTLADDLRLARPDATDADLRTALATVHALEWADALPEGLATVVGEGGHRLDPARAQQLALARLVLADPPVAVLDEATAEAGSAGARALERSAGAALAGRTALIVAHRLTQAVAADRVVVLEAGRVVESGTHDELRVADGPYAVLWRAWSGSRAAPAPRLRPRS; translated from the coding sequence ATGACCACCACCCCGGCCGAACTCCTGCCCGTCGCCACCGGCGCCCGCACCCGGGCCGCCCTGCGCACCCTGATCCGCCCCGACCGGGGCCGCGCGGTCCTGGGTCTCGGCGTGCTGGTCGGCGCCACCGCCGTGGGGCTCCTCGTCCAGCCGCTCCTGGGCCGGATCGTCGACATCGTCGCCGACGGCCGCCCCGCCGACGCCCTCACCCTGCCCGTCGTCCTCCTGCTGGCGGTCGCCGTCGTCCAGGGCGTCACCACCACGCTCGGGCTGACCCAGGTCGCCCGGCTCGGCGAGACCGTACTCGCCCGGCTGCGCGAACAGTTCGTCGAACGCGCACTCCAGCTCCCCGCCGACCGGCTGGAGCGCGCGGGCGCCGGTGACCTCACCGCCCGGGTCACCGGGGATGTCGCCCGGGTCGCGGAGGCCGTCCGCTCCGCCCTGCCCGAGATGGCCCGCTCGGTCCTCGCGATCGTGCTCACCCTCGGGGCGATGGCCCTGCTGGACGTACGGTTCCTGCTCGCCGCGCTCCTCGCCGTACCCGTCCAGGCGCTCACCGCACGGTGGTACGTACGCCGGGCCGCCACCGTCTACGCCGACCAGCGGGTCGCCAACGGGGCCCAGCAGCAACAGCTCCTGGAGACCATCGGGGGAGCGGCGACCGTACGCGGCCACCGGCTGGAGGAGCAGCACACCGAGAAGAGCGCGCGGGCCTCGCGCAGGGCCGTCGACCTGACCATGCGCAGCGTCCACCTGGTGCTGGGCTTCTACGCGCGGCTGCACATCGCGGAGTACATCGGGCTGGCCGCCGTCCTGGTCACCGGGTTCTTCCTGGTCCGCGACGGGTCCGTCTCCATCGGTACGGCGACGGCCGCCGCGCTCTACTTCCACAGCCTCTTCGGCCCCGTCAACGCCGCCCTTGTCCTGCTCGACGACGCCCAGTCGGCGGCGGCCGGGCTGGCGCGCCTGGTCGGGGTGACGGATCTGGAGGAGGACGCGGTACGGCTGCCGCATCAGCGCACCGGGGCCGGGACGGAAGCCGGGGCCGGGGGCGAGGCCGGGACGGAGACCGGCGCCGGAGGCAGAGCGGAGACCGGGGCCGGGACAGAGGCCGGAGCCGAGACCGAGGCCAGGGCCGGGACGGAAGCCGAGGCTGGGACGGAAGCCGAGGCTGGGACAGAAGCCGGAGCCGGGACGGAGAGCAGGGGCGGGGCGGAGGCCGAAGCCCCCGTCACCGTCGCCGTCGATGCCGTGAGCCACGCTTACGGGCCCGGCCGCACCGTCCTCCACGACGTCTCCCTCACCCTCCGCGCGGGCGAACACGTGGCGCTCGTCGGGACCAGCGGGGCCGGGAAGTCCACCCTGGCCCGGCTCGTCGCGGGCGTCCAGCAGCCGACCGGCGGCACGGTCTCCGTGGCGGGCGTCCCGCAGTCCGCCGGAGGCACCGCCTCCGTGGCGGGGAAAGAAGAGGCCGGGCCCTCCGTCGTCCTGGTCACCCAGGAGGTCCACGTCTTCACCGGCACCCTCGCCGATGACCTCCGCCTGGCCCGCCCCGACGCCACCGACGCCGACCTCCGTACCGCCCTCGCCACCGTGCACGCCCTGGAGTGGGCCGACGCCCTCCCCGAAGGGCTCGCCACCGTCGTGGGGGAGGGCGGCCACCGCCTCGACCCGGCCCGCGCGCAGCAACTCGCCCTCGCCCGGCTCGTCCTGGCCGACCCCCCGGTCGCCGTGCTCGACGAGGCGACCGCCGAGGCGGGCAGCGCGGGCGCCCGGGCCCTGGAGCGCTCGGCCGGGGCCGCCCTCGCGGGCCGCACCGCGCTGATCGTCGCCCACCGGCTCACCCAGGCCGTCGCCGCCGACCGGGTCGTGGTCCTGGAGGCCGGCCGGGTCGTCGAGAGCGGCACCCACGACGAACTGCGCGTCGCCGACGGCCCGTACGCGGTGCTCTGGCGCGCCTGGTCCGGCAGCCGCGCCGCACCCGCACCCCGCCTCCGACCCCGGTCCTGA
- a CDS encoding disulfide bond formation protein DsbA has translation MSTRDRTTVDFFFDPACPFAWITSRWMLEVEQLRDIDLRFRPMSLYLHNEGNELAPWYRELVDRSIGPVRVAVAVSAAHGDAALRDLYTALGTRIHQRREKDFDAVTAAALAELGLPAELAEAAHSTAYDEEVARSHDAGKDPEQDAYVGTPTIHVDGTVWFGPVLNAIPRGEEAARLFDSFRVLAGHPGFFELKRARSGGLSYD, from the coding sequence ATGAGCACCCGCGACCGCACGACCGTCGACTTCTTCTTCGACCCCGCCTGCCCGTTCGCCTGGATCACCTCCCGCTGGATGCTGGAGGTGGAGCAACTGCGCGACATCGACCTCCGCTTCCGCCCCATGAGCCTGTACCTGCACAACGAGGGCAACGAACTGGCCCCCTGGTACCGCGAGTTGGTCGACCGGTCGATCGGCCCGGTCCGGGTCGCCGTCGCCGTGTCCGCCGCCCATGGGGACGCCGCCCTGCGGGACCTCTACACCGCGCTCGGCACCCGCATCCACCAGCGCCGGGAGAAGGACTTCGATGCGGTGACCGCCGCCGCCCTCGCCGAGCTGGGCCTCCCCGCCGAGCTGGCGGAGGCCGCGCACTCGACGGCGTACGACGAAGAGGTGGCCCGCAGCCACGACGCGGGCAAGGACCCGGAGCAGGACGCCTACGTGGGCACGCCGACGATCCACGTCGACGGCACGGTCTGGTTCGGCCCGGTCCTCAACGCGATCCCGCGCGGCGAGGAGGCGGCCCGGCTCTTCGACAGCTTCCGGGTCCTGGCCGGTCACCCGGGCTTCTTCGAGCTGAAGCGCGCCCGCTCCGGCGGTCTTTCCTACGACTGA
- a CDS encoding cobalamin biosynthesis protein CbiX, producing MTRPVLLVIAHGSRDPRHAATVHALTERVRAARPGLRVETGFLEFNAPSVPRVLERLHAEGAGEVIALPLLLTRAFHAKTDIPSVLREARARLPRLRVRQAAVLGPSPLLNATLGRRLREAGVRPGDIPRTGLVLASAGSSDPEAIAVIAEIARELRHTGWCAVRPAFASAALPRTEDAVRALRAEGADRVAVAPYVIAPGRLPDRIAAGAKAAGADVLADVLGPAPELARLLLDRYDEARVTVGASLSA from the coding sequence ATGACCCGTCCCGTCCTCCTCGTCATCGCCCACGGCAGCCGCGACCCACGGCACGCCGCGACCGTGCACGCCCTCACCGAACGGGTGCGGGCGGCACGGCCGGGGCTGCGCGTGGAGACGGGGTTCCTGGAGTTCAACGCCCCTTCCGTGCCCCGGGTGCTGGAGCGCCTGCACGCGGAAGGGGCGGGTGAGGTCATCGCCCTGCCCCTCCTCCTCACCCGGGCGTTCCACGCCAAGACCGACATCCCCTCGGTCCTGCGCGAGGCCCGCGCCCGGCTGCCCCGGCTGCGCGTCCGCCAGGCGGCGGTGCTCGGCCCGTCCCCACTGCTCAACGCCACTCTCGGGCGGCGGCTGCGGGAGGCCGGGGTCCGCCCCGGCGACATCCCCCGGACCGGGCTCGTCCTGGCCTCGGCGGGATCTTCGGACCCGGAGGCGATCGCAGTGATCGCTGAAATCGCGCGGGAGCTGCGGCACACCGGTTGGTGCGCCGTGCGGCCTGCGTTCGCCTCCGCTGCTCTTCCCCGTACCGAGGACGCGGTACGGGCCCTGCGCGCCGAGGGCGCGGACCGGGTGGCGGTGGCGCCGTATGTCATCGCCCCCGGCCGGCTCCCGGACCGCATCGCGGCGGGCGCGAAGGCGGCCGGCGCGGATGTGCTGGCCGATGTGCTGGGCCCCGCCCCGGAGTTGGCGCGGCTGCTGCTGGACCGGTACGACGAGGCGCGGGTGACGGTGGGGGCGTCGCTGTCGGCGTGA
- a CDS encoding sulfate ABC transporter permease: protein MASTDTTSSRKRPDGPAAGPVDAKTDDLAGLEAGLDALDAVQINRTPVREILLHKVLPPVVAVALVLTVWELLVRAEVTETYMLPPPTAVWDSAVDMWLKGTLLEVIWTSVSRGLLGFLLAVAIGTPLGLLVARVKLIRAGIGPILAGLQSLPSVAWVAPAVIWLGLNDSMMFAVILLGAVPSIANGLVSGVDQVSPLYLRAGRTLGATGIRGTVHIVLPAALPGYLAGLKQGWAFSWRSLMAAEIIASSPELGLGLGQLLENGRSTFDMPGIFLSILLILFVGIAIDQLIFSPLERRVLRSRGLLVKN from the coding sequence ATGGCCAGCACTGACACCACGTCGAGCCGGAAACGGCCGGACGGACCGGCGGCCGGTCCCGTCGACGCGAAGACCGACGACCTGGCCGGCCTGGAGGCCGGACTCGACGCCCTGGACGCGGTGCAGATCAACCGCACCCCGGTGCGCGAGATCCTGCTGCACAAGGTGCTGCCGCCCGTGGTGGCGGTGGCGCTGGTCCTCACGGTCTGGGAGCTGCTGGTCCGCGCCGAGGTCACCGAGACCTATATGCTGCCGCCGCCGACCGCCGTCTGGGACAGCGCGGTCGACATGTGGCTGAAGGGCACGCTGCTGGAGGTCATCTGGACCAGCGTCTCGCGCGGTCTGCTCGGCTTCCTCCTCGCGGTGGCCATCGGTACGCCGCTGGGGCTGCTGGTGGCCCGGGTGAAGCTGATCCGGGCCGGGATCGGCCCGATCCTGGCCGGGCTCCAGTCGCTGCCGTCGGTCGCGTGGGTGGCCCCCGCGGTGATCTGGCTCGGGCTGAACGACAGCATGATGTTCGCGGTGATCCTGCTGGGCGCGGTGCCCTCGATCGCCAACGGCCTGGTCTCGGGCGTCGACCAGGTGTCACCGCTGTATCTGCGGGCGGGCCGCACCCTGGGCGCGACCGGGATACGCGGGACCGTGCACATCGTGCTCCCGGCCGCGCTGCCCGGCTATCTGGCGGGGCTCAAGCAGGGCTGGGCGTTCTCCTGGCGCTCGCTCATGGCCGCCGAGATCATCGCCTCCTCCCCCGAACTGGGGCTGGGGCTGGGGCAGTTGCTGGAGAACGGCCGCAGCACCTTCGACATGCCCGGGATCTTCCTCTCGATCCTGCTCATCCTGTTCGTCGGTATCGCGATCGACCAGCTGATCTTCAGTCCGCTGGAGCGGCGGGTGCTGCGCAGCCGCGGTCTCCTCGTCAAGAACTGA
- a CDS encoding sulfate ABC transporter ATP-binding protein yields the protein MATTTLTKAEDRTTVEHAARLSHVSKSFAGPTGQQLVLDDISLDVAPGEFVTLLGASGCGKSTLLNLVAGLDRPSSGSIETPGGRPALMFQEHALFPWLTAGKNIELALRLRGVPKSERRTEAERLLELVRLGGAHGKRVHELSGGMRQRVAMARALAQDSQLLLMDEPFAALDAITRDVLHDELTRIWRETNASVLFVTHNVREAVRLAQRVILLSSRPGRIAREWTVDIEQPRRIEDTAVAELSVEITEELRGEIRRHGQH from the coding sequence ATGGCGACCACCACCCTCACCAAGGCCGAGGACCGTACGACGGTCGAGCACGCCGCCCGTCTCTCGCATGTCTCGAAGTCCTTCGCCGGACCCACGGGGCAGCAGCTCGTGCTGGACGACATCTCGCTCGATGTCGCTCCGGGTGAGTTCGTCACCCTCCTGGGAGCCTCCGGGTGCGGTAAGTCGACGCTGCTCAATCTGGTGGCCGGACTCGACCGCCCGTCCTCGGGGTCCATCGAGACCCCGGGCGGGCGGCCGGCCCTGATGTTCCAGGAGCACGCCCTCTTCCCGTGGCTGACCGCGGGCAAGAACATCGAACTGGCCCTGCGGCTGCGCGGGGTACCGAAGTCGGAGCGCCGCACCGAGGCCGAGCGGCTGCTCGAACTCGTCCGCCTCGGCGGCGCCCACGGCAAGCGGGTGCACGAGCTCTCCGGCGGAATGCGGCAGCGGGTGGCGATGGCCCGCGCGCTCGCCCAGGACAGCCAACTGCTGCTGATGGACGAGCCGTTCGCGGCGCTGGACGCCATCACCCGCGATGTGCTGCACGACGAGCTGACCCGGATCTGGCGGGAGACGAACGCCTCGGTCCTCTTCGTCACGCACAACGTGCGCGAGGCCGTACGGCTCGCGCAGCGCGTCATCCTGCTCTCGTCCCGGCCGGGCCGGATCGCCCGGGAGTGGACGGTCGACATCGAGCAGCCGCGCCGCATCGAGGACACCGCCGTGGCGGAGCTGTCCGTCGAGATCACCGAAGAACTGCGTGGGGAGATCCGCCGACATGGCCAGCACTGA
- a CDS encoding sulfate ABC transporter substrate-binding protein — translation MPAPRSTVRRSIAAVAALPLLALAATACGYGSDAQEDDAKANVSAGGKKLSADTVKIGYFPNLTHATALIGIQEGTIQKELGGTKVQSTTFNAGPSEIEALNAGSIDIGFIGPSPAINAYVKSQGKGLRIVAGSASGGVKLVVNPKKIKTLDDLKGKRIATPQIGNTQDVAFLNWISEKGWKVDPQSGKGDVSIVRSDNKVTPDAYKAGSLDGAWVPEPTASKLVSEGAEVLLDEKELWPDKKFVITHIIVSQRFLDKHPDVVEAVIKGSVSTNKWINENPEDAKAAANKALEKLSGKPLPQEILDPAWESIEILNDPLATTLKTQSEFSVKAGLLEDPKLEGIYDLGPLNKILKAEGLPEVSDAGLGVK, via the coding sequence GTGCCTGCCCCCCGTTCCACCGTTCGCCGCTCCATCGCCGCCGTCGCGGCCCTGCCGCTGCTCGCCCTGGCCGCCACCGCCTGCGGCTACGGCTCCGACGCCCAGGAGGACGACGCGAAGGCGAACGTCTCCGCCGGAGGGAAGAAGCTCTCCGCGGACACCGTGAAGATCGGCTACTTCCCGAACCTCACGCACGCCACCGCCCTGATCGGTATTCAGGAAGGCACCATCCAGAAGGAGCTGGGCGGCACGAAGGTCCAGTCGACGACCTTCAACGCGGGCCCCTCCGAGATCGAGGCGCTGAACGCCGGGTCGATCGACATCGGCTTCATCGGCCCCTCCCCCGCCATCAACGCCTACGTCAAGTCCCAGGGCAAGGGGCTGCGGATCGTGGCGGGTTCGGCCTCCGGTGGAGTGAAGCTGGTCGTCAACCCGAAGAAGATCAAGACCCTCGACGACCTCAAGGGCAAGCGGATCGCGACCCCGCAGATCGGCAACACCCAGGACGTGGCCTTCCTCAACTGGATCTCCGAGAAGGGCTGGAAGGTCGACCCGCAGAGCGGCAAGGGTGACGTCTCCATCGTCCGCTCGGACAACAAGGTGACGCCCGACGCCTACAAGGCCGGTTCGCTGGACGGGGCGTGGGTCCCCGAGCCGACCGCGTCGAAGCTGGTCTCCGAGGGTGCGGAGGTCCTGCTCGACGAGAAGGAGCTGTGGCCGGACAAGAAGTTCGTGATCACGCACATCATCGTGTCGCAGAGGTTCCTCGACAAGCACCCCGATGTGGTCGAGGCCGTGATCAAGGGTTCGGTCTCCACCAACAAGTGGATCAACGAGAACCCCGAGGACGCCAAGGCCGCCGCCAACAAGGCGCTGGAGAAGCTGAGCGGCAAGCCGCTGCCCCAGGAGATCCTCGACCCGGCCTGGGAGTCCATCGAGATCCTCAACGACCCGCTGGCCACCACGCTCAAGACGCAGTCGGAGTTCTCGGTGAAGGCCGGTCTGCTGGAGGACCCGAAGCTGGAGGGCATCTACGACCTGGGTCCGCTGAACAAGATCCTCAAGGCCGAGGGTCTGCCCGAGGTCTCCGACGCCGGTCTCGGCGTCAAGTAA
- a CDS encoding sulfate adenylyltransferase, which produces MTTTAEQLSATTLLRFATAGSVDDGKSTLVGRLLHDSKSVLTDQLEAVEQVSLSRGQEAPDLALLTDGLRAEREQGITIDVAYRYFATARRRFILADTPGHVQYTRNMVTGASTAELAVVLVDARNGVVEQTRRHAAVAALLRVPHVVLAVNKMDLVDYAEPVFAAIAEEFTAYAASLGVPEITAIPISALAGDNVVEPSAHMDWYGGPTVLEHLETVPVSHDLTACHARFPVQYVIRPQTAEHPDYRGYAGQIAAGVFRVGEAVSVLPSGRTTTITGIDALGESVDIAWAPQSVTLRLADDIDISRGDLIAPAADVPPVTQDVEATVCHVADQPLSVGQRVLLKHTTRTVKAIVKDIPSRLTLDDLSQHPAPGQLVANDIGRVVVRTAEPLALDTYADSRRTGSFLLIDPADGTTLSAGMAGTAFAAATEPVAADDDAEWDF; this is translated from the coding sequence ATGACCACGACAGCTGAGCAGTTGAGCGCCACCACCCTGCTGCGCTTCGCCACCGCCGGGTCCGTCGACGACGGCAAGTCCACCCTCGTGGGCCGTCTGCTGCACGACTCCAAGTCGGTTCTCACCGACCAGCTGGAGGCCGTCGAGCAGGTGTCGCTGAGCCGGGGCCAGGAGGCACCGGACCTGGCGCTGCTCACCGACGGGCTGCGGGCCGAGCGCGAGCAGGGCATCACCATCGATGTCGCCTACCGCTACTTCGCCACCGCCCGCCGCCGGTTCATCCTCGCGGACACCCCGGGCCATGTGCAGTACACCCGCAACATGGTGACCGGCGCCTCCACCGCCGAGCTGGCCGTGGTCCTGGTCGACGCCCGCAACGGGGTGGTCGAGCAGACCCGCCGCCACGCCGCCGTCGCCGCGCTGCTGCGCGTCCCGCACGTGGTGCTGGCCGTCAACAAGATGGACCTGGTCGACTACGCGGAGCCCGTGTTCGCCGCGATAGCCGAGGAGTTCACCGCGTACGCCGCGTCCCTCGGCGTCCCGGAGATCACCGCGATCCCCATCTCGGCGCTGGCCGGGGACAACGTGGTGGAGCCCTCCGCGCACATGGACTGGTACGGCGGGCCGACCGTCCTGGAGCACCTGGAGACGGTCCCGGTCAGCCATGACCTCACCGCCTGCCACGCGCGCTTCCCCGTGCAGTACGTGATCCGCCCGCAGACCGCCGAGCACCCGGACTACCGGGGGTACGCCGGGCAGATCGCGGCCGGGGTCTTCCGGGTCGGCGAGGCCGTCTCCGTACTCCCCTCGGGGCGTACGACCACGATCACCGGCATCGACGCGCTCGGCGAGAGCGTGGACATCGCCTGGGCGCCGCAGTCGGTGACGCTCCGGCTGGCCGACGACATCGACATCTCGCGCGGCGACCTGATCGCCCCGGCCGCCGATGTGCCGCCGGTGACCCAGGACGTCGAGGCGACCGTCTGCCATGTGGCCGACCAGCCGCTCTCGGTGGGCCAGCGGGTGCTGCTGAAGCACACCACCCGTACGGTCAAGGCGATCGTCAAGGACATCCCCTCGCGGCTGACCCTGGACGACCTCTCCCAGCACCCGGCCCCCGGGCAGCTGGTCGCCAATGACATCGGCCGGGTCGTCGTCAGGACCGCCGAGCCGCTCGCGCTGGACACGTACGCCGACTCCCGGCGCACCGGCTCGTTCCTGCTGATCGACCCGGCGGACGGGACGACGCTCAGCGCCGGCATGGCGGGCACCGCGTTCGCCGCGGCCACGGAGCCGGTCGCGGCCGACGACGACGCCGAGTGGGACTTCTGA
- a CDS encoding sulfate adenylyltransferase small subunit: MSAVTTTVTEDTANPYALSHLDSLESEAVHIFREVAGEFERPVILFSGGKDSIVMLHLALKAFAPAPVPFTLLHVDTGHNFPEVLEYRDRTVKKHGLRLHVASVQEYIDAGKLRERPDGTRNPLQTVPLTEAIQQHRFDAVFGGGRRDEEKARAKERVFSLRDEFSQWDPRRQRPELWQLYNGRHAPGEHVRVFPISNWTELDVWQYIEREGIELPEIYFAHEREVFSRNGMWLTAGGWGGPKEHEPVQTRLVRYRTVGDMSCTGAVDSDATTLDAVITEIAASRLTERGATRADDKMSEAAMEDRKREGYF, from the coding sequence GTGAGTGCCGTCACCACCACCGTGACCGAGGACACCGCGAACCCGTACGCGCTCAGCCACCTGGACTCCCTGGAGTCGGAGGCCGTCCACATCTTCCGTGAGGTGGCGGGGGAGTTCGAGCGGCCGGTGATCCTCTTCTCCGGCGGCAAGGACTCCATCGTGATGCTGCACCTGGCGCTCAAGGCGTTCGCGCCCGCGCCGGTGCCGTTCACGCTGCTGCACGTGGACACCGGGCACAACTTCCCCGAGGTCCTGGAGTACCGCGACCGTACGGTCAAGAAGCACGGGCTGCGGCTCCATGTCGCCTCCGTGCAGGAGTACATCGACGCCGGGAAGCTCCGCGAGCGCCCCGACGGCACCCGCAACCCGCTCCAGACCGTGCCGCTCACCGAGGCGATCCAGCAGCACCGCTTCGACGCGGTCTTCGGCGGCGGGCGGCGCGACGAGGAGAAGGCCCGGGCCAAGGAGCGGGTGTTCTCGCTGCGCGACGAGTTCTCCCAGTGGGACCCGCGCCGCCAGCGCCCCGAGCTGTGGCAGCTCTACAACGGGCGGCACGCCCCCGGTGAGCACGTCCGGGTCTTCCCGATCTCCAACTGGACCGAGCTGGACGTCTGGCAGTACATCGAGCGCGAGGGGATCGAGCTGCCGGAGATCTACTTCGCCCATGAGCGCGAGGTCTTCTCCCGCAACGGCATGTGGCTGACGGCAGGCGGCTGGGGCGGCCCCAAGGAGCACGAGCCCGTCCAGACCCGGCTGGTGCGCTACCGCACGGTCGGGGACATGTCCTGCACGGGGGCCGTCGACTCCGACGCCACCACGCTGGACGCCGTGATCACCGAGATCGCCGCCTCCCGGCTCACCGAGCGGGGCGCGACCCGCGCCGACGACAAGATGTCCGAGGCCGCGATGGAAGACCGCAAGCGCGAGGGGTACTTCTAA
- a CDS encoding adenylyl-sulfate kinase, protein MTTDQESSMSVTETGATIWLTGLPSAGKTTIAYELAGRLRTEGHKVEVLDGDEIREFLSAGLGFSREDRHTNVARIGFVAELLAANGVKVLVPVIAPFADSREAVRKRHAAESTTYLEVHVATPVEVCSVRDVKGLYAKQAAGEISGLTGVDDPYEAPESPDLRIESHQQTVQESAAALHALLTERGLA, encoded by the coding sequence ATGACGACTGATCAGGAGAGTTCGATGAGCGTGACGGAGACGGGAGCCACGATCTGGCTGACCGGTCTGCCGAGCGCGGGCAAGACCACCATCGCGTACGAGCTGGCCGGCCGGCTGCGTACCGAGGGCCACAAGGTGGAGGTGCTCGACGGCGACGAGATCCGGGAGTTCCTCTCCGCGGGGCTCGGCTTCTCCCGCGAGGACCGGCACACCAACGTGGCCCGGATCGGCTTCGTCGCCGAACTCCTCGCCGCCAACGGTGTGAAGGTGCTCGTCCCCGTCATCGCCCCGTTCGCCGACAGCCGCGAGGCCGTCCGCAAGCGGCACGCCGCCGAGTCCACCACCTATCTGGAGGTGCACGTCGCGACGCCCGTCGAGGTGTGCTCCGTACGCGATGTGAAGGGCCTTTACGCCAAGCAGGCGGCGGGCGAGATCAGCGGTCTCACCGGGGTCGACGACCCCTACGAAGCGCCCGAATCGCCCGACCTGCGGATCGAGTCGCACCAGCAGACCGTGCAGGAGTCAGCGGCGGCGCTCCACGCGCTGCTCACCGAGAGGGGCCTGGCGTGA
- a CDS encoding phosphoadenosine phosphosulfate reductase, with protein MTDTLISGELTDSELRELAERAGRELEDASATEILKWATDTFGPRFCVTSSMEDAVVAHLASRVLPGVDVVFLDTGYHFPETIGTRDAVDAVMDVNVITITPRQTVAEQDAEHGEKLHDRDPDLCCALRKVKPLEDGLTAYAAWATGLRRDESPTRANTPVVGWDAKRRKVKVSPIARWTQDDVDAYVLEHGVLTNPLLMDGYASVGCAPCTRRVLEGEDARAGRWAGRGKTECGLHG; from the coding sequence ATGACGGACACTCTGATCAGCGGAGAGCTCACCGACAGTGAGCTTCGTGAGCTGGCCGAGCGGGCGGGCCGGGAGCTGGAGGACGCCTCCGCCACCGAGATCCTGAAGTGGGCGACCGACACCTTCGGGCCGCGCTTCTGCGTCACCTCCTCCATGGAGGACGCCGTGGTGGCGCATCTGGCCTCCCGGGTGCTGCCGGGTGTGGACGTGGTCTTCCTGGACACCGGCTACCACTTCCCGGAGACCATCGGGACCCGGGACGCGGTGGACGCGGTGATGGACGTCAACGTCATCACGATCACCCCCCGGCAGACGGTGGCCGAGCAGGACGCGGAGCACGGCGAGAAGCTGCACGACCGCGACCCCGACCTGTGCTGCGCGCTGCGCAAGGTCAAGCCGTTGGAGGACGGCCTGACCGCGTACGCGGCGTGGGCGACAGGACTGCGCCGCGACGAGTCCCCCACCCGGGCGAACACCCCGGTGGTGGGCTGGGACGCCAAGCGCCGCAAGGTGAAGGTCTCCCCCATCGCCCGCTGGACCCAGGACGACGTGGACGCGTACGTCCTGGAGCACGGGGTGCTCACCAACCCGCTGCTGATGGACGGTTACGCCTCCGTCGGCTGCGCGCCCTGCACCCGCCGGGTGCTGGAGGGCGAGGACGCACGGGCCGGCCGCTGGGCCGGCCGGGGCAAGACCGAATGCGGGCTGCACGGCTGA